In Aulosira sp. FACHB-615, the following are encoded in one genomic region:
- a CDS encoding aminotransferase class IV, producing the protein MYWYNGKLIESQTLELDINDPGLLYGATVFTTLRVYENSLDSSLTNWQAHCDRLKLSLQFFAWQQPDWQRIYQGAQFLIQHFPVLRITLFPDGREWIIGRNLPADLLEKQQHGVKCAIAQPQFSRNLPSHKTGNYLGAWLAKNSVQVLAAQEAILVDGVGNWLETTTGNLWGWRDNCWWTPPEYVGILPGIGRSQIIQWLENQQLQVREEPWTPQLVTEFEAIAYTNSVVEIIPIHTVEQASGSLQYNPNHANFLQIRRLFSMTAVPF; encoded by the coding sequence ATTTATTGGTATAACGGCAAATTAATCGAATCTCAAACCCTGGAATTAGATATTAACGATCCGGGGTTACTTTATGGCGCAACGGTATTTACTACACTGCGGGTTTATGAAAATTCTCTCGATAGTAGTTTAACCAACTGGCAGGCACACTGCGATCGCCTGAAGTTGAGTTTACAATTTTTTGCTTGGCAACAACCAGACTGGCAGCGCATATATCAAGGCGCACAATTTCTCATCCAACATTTCCCCGTTCTCAGAATTACCTTGTTTCCTGATGGTAGGGAATGGATAATTGGCAGAAATTTACCAGCAGATTTATTAGAAAAACAACAGCATGGGGTGAAATGCGCCATTGCACAACCTCAATTTTCCCGCAACTTGCCTTCTCATAAAACAGGTAATTATTTGGGTGCTTGGTTAGCGAAAAATAGTGTGCAAGTTTTAGCCGCCCAAGAAGCGATTTTAGTTGATGGGGTGGGTAATTGGTTAGAAACCACCACTGGCAATCTTTGGGGATGGCGAGATAATTGTTGGTGGACACCGCCCGAATATGTAGGGATTTTACCCGGAATTGGGCGATCGCAAATTATCCAATGGCTGGAAAATCAACAGCTACAAGTACGAGAAGAACCTTGGACACCCCAGTTAGTCACCGAATTTGAAGCGATCGCCTACACTAATAGTGTGGTAGAAATTATCCCGATTCATACCGTTGAGCAAGCTTCAGGGTCGCTACAATATAATCCCAACCATGCAAATTTTCTACAAATTAGGAGGCTTTTTAGCATGACAGCCGTGCCATTTTAA
- the ftsH3 gene encoding ATP-dependent zinc metalloprotease FtsH3: MNKRWRNAGLYALLFLVVIALGTAFFDKQPQSRETWRYSDLIQKVEEGKPLKDEKNKNVPKVSLSADRSIAWATYKDGTQRVVNLVNDPDLVNYLTSKGVDISVRPQTDEGFWFKALSSLFFPVLLLVGLFFLLRRAQSGPGSQAMNFGKSKARVQMEPQTQVTFGDVAGIDQAKLELNEVVDFLKNADRFTAVGAKIPKGVLLVGPPGTGKTLLARAVAGEAGVPFFSISGSEFVEMFVGVGASRVRDLFEQAKSNAPCIVFIDEIDAVGRQRGAGLGGGNDEREQTLNQLLTEMDGFEGNTGIIIIAATNRPDVLDAALLRPGRFDRQVVVDRPDYAGRSEILKVHARGKTLAKDVDLDKIARRTPGFTGADLSNLLNEAAILAARRNLTEISMDEINDAIDRVLAGPEKKDRVMSEKRKTLVAYHEAGHALVGALMPDYDPVQKISIIPRGRAGGLTWFTPSEDRMDTGLYSRSYLENQMAVALGGRLAEEIIFGEEEVTTGASNDLQQVARVARQMITRFGMSDRLGPVALGRQQGNMFLGRDIMSERDFSEETAAAIDEEVRKLVDTAYIRAKEVLVNNRHILDQLAQMLVDKETVDAEELQEILANNDVKTAAFA, encoded by the coding sequence GTGAATAAAAGATGGAGAAATGCGGGACTGTACGCACTACTGTTTCTTGTTGTCATTGCGCTGGGAACAGCATTCTTTGACAAACAACCACAAAGCCGAGAAACATGGCGATACAGTGACTTGATTCAAAAAGTTGAAGAAGGCAAACCCCTTAAAGATGAGAAGAATAAAAATGTACCTAAAGTTAGTTTAAGTGCAGATAGGTCTATTGCCTGGGCAACATACAAAGACGGTACTCAAAGGGTTGTCAACTTAGTCAACGACCCTGACCTTGTTAATTATCTCACCTCCAAAGGCGTTGATATTTCAGTTAGGCCTCAAACCGATGAAGGCTTTTGGTTTAAAGCACTGAGCAGTTTATTTTTCCCTGTACTGCTGTTAGTTGGTTTATTTTTCTTACTCCGCCGCGCTCAAAGTGGCCCCGGTAGCCAAGCCATGAACTTTGGTAAATCCAAAGCCAGAGTACAAATGGAACCCCAAACTCAAGTCACATTTGGTGATGTTGCGGGGATTGACCAAGCCAAACTTGAATTAAATGAAGTTGTAGACTTTCTGAAAAACGCCGATCGCTTTACTGCTGTCGGTGCCAAAATTCCTAAAGGAGTATTATTAGTAGGGCCTCCAGGTACAGGTAAAACCTTATTGGCTCGTGCTGTAGCTGGGGAAGCTGGTGTACCTTTCTTCTCTATCTCTGGTTCTGAATTTGTAGAAATGTTCGTGGGTGTGGGTGCTTCCCGCGTCCGTGATTTATTTGAGCAAGCTAAATCTAACGCTCCTTGTATCGTCTTCATCGATGAAATTGACGCAGTTGGTCGTCAACGGGGTGCTGGTTTAGGCGGTGGTAACGATGAACGGGAACAAACCCTCAACCAGTTACTCACCGAAATGGATGGTTTTGAAGGTAACACCGGGATTATTATTATTGCTGCTACCAACCGTCCCGACGTTTTAGACGCAGCTTTATTACGTCCTGGTCGCTTTGACCGTCAAGTTGTTGTTGACCGTCCCGACTACGCCGGACGCAGCGAAATCCTGAAAGTTCACGCCCGTGGCAAAACCTTAGCCAAAGATGTGGACTTGGATAAAATTGCCCGTCGTACCCCTGGTTTCACAGGTGCAGATTTATCTAACTTGCTCAACGAAGCCGCAATTTTGGCAGCCCGCCGCAACTTAACCGAAATTTCGATGGATGAAATCAATGATGCCATCGATCGCGTGTTAGCTGGCCCAGAGAAGAAAGACCGGGTAATGAGCGAAAAACGCAAGACCTTGGTAGCTTATCACGAAGCTGGTCACGCCTTAGTGGGTGCGTTGATGCCCGACTATGACCCAGTACAAAAGATTAGTATTATTCCTCGCGGTCGTGCCGGTGGTTTAACTTGGTTCACCCCCAGCGAAGACCGGATGGACACAGGTTTATACAGTCGCTCCTATCTGGAAAATCAGATGGCTGTGGCATTAGGTGGTCGTTTAGCCGAAGAAATTATCTTTGGTGAAGAAGAAGTTACCACAGGTGCTTCTAACGACCTACAACAGGTAGCAAGAGTAGCCCGTCAAATGATCACTCGCTTTGGCATGAGCGATCGCTTGGGGCCTGTTGCGTTGGGTCGTCAACAAGGTAATATGTTCCTCGGACGCGATATTATGTCAGAGCGCGACTTTTCCGAAGAAACTGCTGCTGCCATTGACGAAGAAGTGCGGAAACTCGTAGATACAGCCTACATCCGCGCCAAAGAAGTATTAGTCAACAACCGTCACATTCTTGATCAGTTAGCCCAAATGCTAGTTGATAAAGAAACAGTAGATGCTGAAGAATTGCAAGAAATTTTGGCAAATAATGATGTGAAAACTGCCGCCTTTGCTTAA